The Elusimicrobiota bacterium sequence AGACCGACTTATCCATGTTCATCTCTCGGATAATAAAGGCGGCTACAATGACCTGCATATCCCGTTAGGCACTGGAAATGTTAACTGGGAGGATGCTGTTGGACTTCTTAAAAGAATTGGCTATAACGATACAATCACACTTGAAGTTTTTTCACGAGACCGCGACTATTTACTTCTAACAAAACAAAAAGTTCAGAAACTGGTGCGAACTGTGCCAGACTTGAAATTTTCAATTTTCAATTTTGATTGATGCACATATAATGATTAAAAGAGGTGGAAAATGATTAAAGAAGCGATTGCGAAAGTTGTGCAGAAGGAAAATCTTTCTGAAAAAGAAGCGACTGATGTAATGACGGAAATTATGACAGGTCAGGCAACCGAAGCGCAGATTGCATCATTCATCACTGCATTGCGAATGAAAGGCGAAACAGTTGAAGAAATAACCGGTTGTGCAAAAGTGATGCGTGAACATGCAACACAAATTACCATCAAAAAACACGCGGTTGATATTGACAGAGACGAAATCAATATTGACTGGGAAACGATTGTGGATACCTGTGGAACCGGTGGTGATAAAACAAAGACATTTAATATTTCTACTGCTACTACCTTTGTTGTTGCAGGTTGTGGTGTTGTGGTAGCAAAACATGGTAATCGTGCTGTTTCATCAAAATGCGGTAGTGCTGATGTGCTTGAAGAACTCGGAATAAACCTTGAATTACCACCACAAAAAGTTGAAGAGTGTATAAATAAAATTAGTATCGGTTTTTTGTTCGCACCTATGCTTCATTCTGCAATGAAATATGCAATCGGGCCTCGTCGGCAAATTGGTATCAGAACAATTTTTAATATTTTAGGTCCTCTCACTAATCCTGCGAATGCTAATGCTCAGGTGCTTGGTGTTTATTCTTCAGAACTTACAGAACCACTTGCATATGTCTTAAAAAATCTTGGAACAAAATCTGCATTCGTTGTTCACGGGATGGATTCTATCGACGAAATATCAATCACAGGCAAGACACAAATTTCTGAATTACAAAATGGCAGGATTAAAACATACACAGTAAAACCGGAAGATTTCGGGCTCAAAAAAGCAAAACAGGAAGATATTGCAGGTGGTGATGCGAAAGAAAATGCAAAAATAATTCTTGATATACTTTCTGGTAAAAGAGGACCCAAACGGGATATCGTAGTTTTGAATGCTGCGTTTGCATTAACCGCTGCTGAAAAATCAAAAAATATAAAAGATGGAATTGAATTGGCTGAGAAATCAATTGATTTAGGTAA is a genomic window containing:
- the trpD gene encoding anthranilate phosphoribosyltransferase translates to MIKEAIAKVVQKENLSEKEATDVMTEIMTGQATEAQIASFITALRMKGETVEEITGCAKVMREHATQITIKKHAVDIDRDEINIDWETIVDTCGTGGDKTKTFNISTATTFVVAGCGVVVAKHGNRAVSSKCGSADVLEELGINLELPPQKVEECINKISIGFLFAPMLHSAMKYAIGPRRQIGIRTIFNILGPLTNPANANAQVLGVYSSELTEPLAYVLKNLGTKSAFVVHGMDSIDEISITGKTQISELQNGRIKTYTVKPEDFGLKKAKQEDIAGGDAKENAKIILDILSGKRGPKRDIVVLNAAFALTAAEKSKNIKDGIELAEKSIDLGKAFKKLEELKKYCGK
- a CDS encoding TIM barrel protein — encoded protein: DRLIHVHLSDNKGGYNDLHIPLGTGNVNWEDAVGLLKRIGYNDTITLEVFSRDRDYLLLTKQKVQKLVRTVPDLKFSIFNFD